The Candidatus Nanopelagicus abundans genome includes a region encoding these proteins:
- the rpoB gene encoding DNA-directed RNA polymerase subunit beta, with protein sequence MEETLAASKIKSQAPARVSFAKIREPLEVPNLLSLQLESIDWLLGNEAWRARLSTAEKSNRGEVPKQSGLEEIFEEISPIEDFQGSMSLSFRDHRFEPPKYTIAECKERDITYAAPLFLTAEFTNNITGEIKSQTVFMGDFPLMTPRGTFVINGTERVVVSQIVRSPGVYFERTIEKTSDKDVYTTKIIPSRGAWLEFEVDKKDMVGVRIDRKRKQSVTVFLKALGWSSAQILEQFGEFESIKLTLEKDNVETQDEALLDIYRKLRPGEPPTKEAAQNLIENLYFNPKRYDLAKVGRFKVNKKLGLELDLNRGLLTIEDIVGTIKYLVALHRGDALMEYGKEVRVETDDIDHFGNRRLRTVGELIQNQVRTGLSRMERVVRERMTTQDVEAITPQTLINIRPVVASIKEFFGTSQLSQFMDQTNPLSGMTHKRRLSALGPGGLSRERAGFEVRDVHPSHYGRMCPIETPEGPNIGLIGSLATYARVTPFGFIETPYRKVVDGKVSDRIDYLTADEEDEHIIAQANAPLTDDNFFAEPRVLVRRRGGEVENIQASEVDYMDVSPRQMVSVATAMIPFLEHDDANRALMGANMMRQAVPLVRAEAPLVGTGMEFRAAVDAGDVLLARKSGVVTEVNSDEVTVKNDDGTTETYFVEKFVRSNQGTSRNQKVVVSVGEKIEVGAVVADGASTEMGEMALGKNLLVAFMSWEGHNYEDAIILSQRLVQDDVLTSIHIEEYEVDARDTKLGAEEITRDIPNVSEEVLADLDERGIIRVGADVVPGDILVGKVTPKGETELTPEERLLRAIFGEKAREVRDTSLKVPHGESGKVIGVSIQDSEEGFELAAGVNQVVRVYVAQKRKIQDGDKLAGRHGNKGVISKILPVEDMPFLEDGTPVDIVLNPLGVPGRMNVGQVLETHLGWVAKSGWKLEGNEDWQQSLRANGYAEAPANTKVATPVFDGTKEEELSGLLGSTLPNKDGMRLIGPDGKAQLYDGRTGEPYKQPISVGYMYILKLHHLVDDKIHARSTGPYSMITQQPLGGKAQFGGQRFGEMEVWALEAYGAAYTLQELLTIKSDDVLGRVKVYEAIVKGENIPEPGIPESFKVLVKEMQSLCLNVEVLSSEGVAIEMRDTDEEVFRTAEELGINLSRVEPSSVEEV encoded by the coding sequence CTGGAGGAAACTTTGGCCGCTTCAAAAATTAAATCTCAAGCACCAGCACGTGTTTCATTCGCAAAAATTCGCGAACCACTTGAAGTTCCAAATCTACTTTCATTACAACTAGAAAGTATTGATTGGTTACTTGGTAACGAAGCATGGCGCGCTCGCTTAAGCACCGCTGAAAAATCAAATCGTGGCGAGGTTCCTAAGCAATCTGGACTTGAAGAAATTTTTGAAGAGATCTCACCGATTGAAGATTTCCAAGGATCAATGTCACTCTCATTTCGTGACCATCGCTTTGAACCACCTAAGTACACAATTGCAGAGTGCAAAGAGCGCGACATTACCTACGCTGCTCCACTTTTCTTAACTGCAGAGTTTACAAACAACATAACAGGTGAAATTAAATCTCAGACAGTTTTTATGGGCGACTTCCCATTAATGACACCTCGTGGAACATTTGTAATTAACGGAACTGAGCGCGTAGTTGTTTCACAGATTGTTCGCTCACCTGGCGTTTACTTTGAACGCACAATTGAAAAAACATCTGATAAAGATGTCTACACAACAAAGATTATTCCAAGCCGTGGTGCTTGGCTTGAGTTTGAAGTAGATAAGAAAGATATGGTCGGTGTTCGTATCGATCGCAAGCGTAAACAATCTGTCACAGTTTTCTTGAAAGCACTTGGTTGGAGTAGTGCACAAATTCTTGAGCAATTCGGAGAATTTGAATCAATTAAGTTAACTCTTGAAAAAGACAATGTTGAAACTCAAGATGAGGCATTGCTAGATATTTATCGCAAACTTCGTCCAGGTGAGCCACCAACTAAAGAAGCTGCTCAAAACTTAATTGAAAACCTTTACTTCAATCCAAAGCGTTATGACTTAGCAAAAGTTGGCCGTTTTAAAGTTAATAAGAAGTTAGGACTAGAGCTTGATCTAAACCGTGGCCTATTAACTATTGAAGATATTGTTGGAACAATTAAATACTTAGTAGCACTTCACCGTGGTGATGCGTTAATGGAGTACGGCAAAGAAGTACGTGTTGAAACTGATGATATTGACCATTTTGGTAATCGTCGCCTGCGTACCGTCGGTGAGTTAATTCAAAACCAGGTTCGTACCGGTCTTTCTCGAATGGAGCGCGTAGTTCGTGAGCGTATGACTACTCAAGATGTTGAAGCGATAACTCCACAAACTTTAATAAATATTCGCCCAGTAGTGGCATCTATTAAAGAGTTCTTTGGAACATCACAACTTTCACAATTTATGGATCAAACAAATCCACTATCTGGTATGACACATAAGCGTCGTCTATCAGCACTTGGACCCGGCGGACTTTCTCGTGAACGCGCTGGCTTTGAGGTTCGAGATGTTCACCCATCTCATTACGGTCGTATGTGTCCAATTGAAACACCAGAGGGTCCAAACATTGGACTTATTGGATCTCTTGCAACATATGCACGTGTTACACCATTTGGTTTTATTGAAACTCCTTATCGCAAAGTTGTTGATGGCAAGGTTTCTGATCGCATCGATTACTTAACTGCTGATGAAGAAGATGAGCACATTATTGCGCAAGCAAATGCACCTTTAACTGATGATAATTTTTTTGCTGAGCCAAGAGTATTAGTTCGCCGTCGCGGTGGTGAGGTTGAAAATATTCAAGCATCCGAGGTTGATTACATGGATGTGTCACCTCGCCAGATGGTTTCAGTTGCAACTGCAATGATTCCATTCTTAGAACATGATGATGCTAACCGTGCGTTAATGGGTGCAAACATGATGCGTCAGGCTGTGCCACTTGTTAGAGCTGAAGCACCACTAGTTGGAACTGGCATGGAGTTTCGTGCTGCAGTAGATGCTGGTGATGTATTACTTGCTCGCAAATCTGGTGTGGTAACTGAGGTTAACTCTGATGAAGTAACTGTTAAAAATGATGACGGTACAACTGAAACTTACTTTGTTGAGAAGTTTGTTAGATCAAATCAAGGAACTAGCCGTAATCAAAAGGTAGTTGTTTCTGTGGGAGAAAAGATTGAAGTTGGCGCAGTTGTAGCAGATGGTGCTAGCACCGAAATGGGTGAGATGGCGCTTGGAAAAAATCTACTTGTGGCATTTATGTCATGGGAAGGTCATAACTATGAAGATGCGATTATTCTTTCACAACGCCTTGTTCAAGATGATGTGCTTACCTCAATTCATATCGAGGAGTATGAAGTAGATGCTCGTGATACCAAACTAGGAGCAGAGGAAATCACTCGTGATATTCCAAACGTTTCTGAGGAAGTATTAGCAGATCTTGATGAACGCGGAATCATTCGCGTTGGAGCAGATGTTGTGCCAGGTGATATTTTGGTTGGAAAAGTAACACCTAAGGGTGAAACTGAATTAACACCGGAAGAGCGCTTACTTCGCGCAATCTTTGGCGAGAAGGCTCGAGAGGTTCGCGATACTTCACTTAAGGTTCCACATGGTGAATCAGGCAAAGTAATTGGCGTTAGCATCCAAGATTCTGAAGAGGGATTTGAATTAGCTGCTGGTGTTAACCAAGTTGTTCGAGTCTACGTTGCACAAAAGCGTAAAATTCAAGATGGTGACAAACTTGCTGGCCGTCACGGTAACAAGGGTGTTATTTCAAAGATTTTACCTGTTGAAGATATGCCATTCCTAGAAGATGGAACTCCAGTAGATATTGTATTAAATCCACTTGGTGTACCAGGACGTATGAATGTTGGTCAGGTACTAGAAACTCACTTAGGTTGGGTTGCTAAGTCTGGTTGGAAACTAGAAGGTAATGAAGATTGGCAACAATCACTGCGTGCTAACGGTTACGCCGAAGCACCAGCCAATACAAAGGTAGCAACACCAGTATTTGATGGAACTAAAGAAGAAGAGTTATCTGGTCTTCTTGGTTCTACTTTGCCAAATAAAGATGGCATGCGCTTAATTGGCCCAGATGGTAAAGCACAATTATATGATGGCCGAACTGGTGAACCATATAAGCAACCAATTTCTGTAGGCTATATGTACATCTTAAAGCTGCACCATTTAGTTGATGACAAGATCCATGCTCGTTCAACCGGTCCTTACTCAATGATTACGCAACAACCGTTGGGTGGAAAAGCACAATTCGGTGGACAGCGCTTTGGTGAAATGGAAGTTTGGGCACTTGAAGCATATGGAGCTGCCTACACACTACAAGAATTGCTAACAATTAAATCAGATGACGTCCTTGGTCGAGTTAAGGTTTATGAAGCAATTGTTAAGGGTGAAAATATTCCAGAGCCAGGAATTCCTGAGTCATTTAAGGTTTTGGTTAAAGAAATGCAATCACTTTGTTTAAATGTTGAAGTTCTTTCATCAGAGGGTGTGGCAATTGAAATGCGCGATACTGATGAAGAAGTCTTTAGAACAGCCGAAGAATTAGGTATCAACTTATCCCGAGTTGAACCAAGCTCTGTAGAAGAAGTGTGA
- the rplL gene encoding 50S ribosomal protein L7/L12, translating to MAKLNTPDLLGQFKDMTLVELTEFVKAFETEFDVTAAAPVAAAAAGGAAGGAADAAQDEFTIILEDAGSQKIAVIKEVRALNSSLGLKEAKDLVDATPATIMEKADKATADKAKAAFEAAGAKVTIK from the coding sequence ATGGCAAAGCTAAATACCCCAGATCTATTAGGTCAGTTCAAAGATATGACTTTGGTTGAACTAACAGAGTTTGTGAAAGCATTTGAGACAGAGTTTGATGTAACAGCAGCAGCACCAGTTGCTGCAGCAGCAGCCGGTGGCGCAGCTGGCGGCGCAGCAGATGCTGCTCAAGATGAGTTCACAATCATCCTTGAGGATGCTGGTTCTCAGAAGATTGCAGTTATCAAAGAGGTACGTGCACTTAACTCAAGCCTTGGCCTAAAAGAGGCAAAGGATCTAGTTGATGCCACACCAGCTACCATCATGGAGAAGGCTGATAAGGCAACCGCTGATAAAGCTAAGGCTGCTTTTGAGGCTGCTGGCGCTAAGGTCACTATCAAGTAA
- the rplK gene encoding 50S ribosomal protein L11 — MAPKKKVTALIKLQIQAGAATPAPPVGPALGQHGVNIMDFVKAYNAATESQKGNIIPVEITVFEDRSFTFITKTPPASRLILKAAGIEKGSAVPHKDKVANLTKAQVEDIAKQKMVDLNANDLEMASRIIAGTARSMGITVSS, encoded by the coding sequence ATGGCACCAAAGAAAAAAGTAACCGCACTTATTAAGCTGCAGATTCAGGCTGGAGCAGCCACACCGGCGCCACCAGTAGGACCAGCATTAGGCCAGCATGGTGTGAACATCATGGACTTCGTTAAGGCGTATAACGCTGCGACTGAAAGCCAAAAAGGAAACATCATTCCAGTTGAAATTACTGTGTTTGAGGATCGCTCATTTACTTTTATTACTAAAACTCCACCAGCTTCACGATTAATTCTTAAGGCTGCCGGAATTGAAAAGGGATCAGCAGTTCCCCATAAAGATAAAGTTGCAAATCTAACTAAGGCACAGGTTGAAGATATAGCCAAGCAAAAGATGGTTGATCTAAATGCTAATGACTTAGAGATGGCTTCACGAATTATTGCCGGTACCGCTCGTTCGATGGGTATTACCGTCTCTAGTTAA
- the rplA gene encoding 50S ribosomal protein L1, with protein MKRSKKYKAAAEKIKLENLYMPGEAMKLVKETSTVKYDATVDIALFLGVDPKKADQAIRSTVNLPHGTGKTARVLVFAGGERAEEARAAGADIVGADELIDEVSKGRLDYDAVVSTPELMGKVGRLGKVLGPRGLMPNPKTGTVTTNVAKAVTDIKGGKIEFRVDKNSNLHFVIGKVSFTAEQLAENYAAAIEEVMRAKPASSKGRFIKSATVSSTMSPGIQLDTSVARDGGAQIQ; from the coding sequence ATGAAGCGCAGTAAGAAATATAAGGCCGCCGCTGAGAAGATAAAGTTAGAAAATCTTTATATGCCAGGTGAGGCGATGAAGTTAGTTAAAGAGACTTCAACTGTTAAATACGATGCAACTGTTGATATCGCATTGTTTTTAGGTGTGGACCCAAAGAAAGCAGATCAAGCTATTCGTTCCACCGTTAACTTGCCACACGGAACTGGTAAGACTGCCAGAGTTTTAGTTTTTGCCGGTGGTGAGCGAGCTGAAGAGGCACGTGCTGCTGGTGCTGACATTGTTGGCGCAGATGAATTAATCGATGAAGTTTCAAAAGGTCGTCTTGATTACGACGCAGTTGTATCAACACCTGAATTAATGGGAAAGGTTGGCCGACTTGGAAAAGTTCTTGGACCTCGTGGCCTAATGCCAAACCCAAAGACTGGAACTGTTACGACCAATGTTGCTAAAGCTGTTACTGATATTAAAGGTGGAAAGATTGAGTTTAGAGTTGATAAGAACTCAAACCTACACTTTGTAATTGGTAAGGTTTCATTTACTGCTGAACAACTTGCTGAAAATTATGCTGCAGCAATTGAAGAGGTAATGAGAGCAAAGCCAGCATCATCTAAAGGCCGCTTTATTAAGTCAGCGACTGTTTCATCAACTATGAGCCCAGGAATCCAACTTGATACCTCAGTTGCTCGTGATGGTGGAGCTCAGATCCAATAA
- the rplJ gene encoding 50S ribosomal protein L10, producing the protein MATPDKSAAVAEIAEDFRTANATVLTEYRGLSATLLKQLRRSLGVKNKYSVVKNTLTKIAAKEAGVDLDPAMLAGPSAVAFIKGDPIDAAKALRDFAKENPLLIIKGGIFDGKAVTTAEIMQLANLESREVLLAKIAGALKASMSKAARTFDALRIKMEAGAPAPVAPPVAQAAPEVVAEAVVAEAAPEVVAEAVVAQDATPEVVAEVAPAAESTEN; encoded by the coding sequence ATGGCAACCCCAGATAAGAGCGCTGCTGTTGCAGAGATCGCAGAAGATTTCCGCACTGCAAATGCAACTGTACTTACTGAGTACCGCGGTTTATCCGCTACTTTATTAAAGCAACTACGTCGATCACTTGGTGTAAAAAACAAGTACTCCGTAGTTAAGAACACTTTAACTAAAATTGCAGCAAAAGAAGCTGGTGTTGATCTAGATCCAGCAATGCTGGCTGGTCCATCTGCTGTTGCATTTATTAAAGGTGACCCAATTGATGCTGCTAAAGCATTACGTGATTTTGCTAAGGAAAATCCACTTCTAATTATTAAGGGTGGAATTTTTGATGGTAAGGCAGTAACAACTGCTGAGATTATGCAACTTGCTAATCTTGAATCTCGCGAAGTTCTACTTGCCAAGATTGCCGGTGCACTTAAAGCATCAATGTCTAAGGCTGCTAGAACATTTGATGCTCTTCGTATCAAGATGGAGGCAGGTGCACCAGCACCAGTTGCTCCACCAGTTGCGCAAGCAGCTCCTGAAGTTGTAGCAGAGGCAGTCGTTGCCGAAGCAGCTCCTGAAGTTGTTGCAGAAGCAGTCGTTGCACAAGATGCAACACCTGAAGTTGTAGCCGAAGTGGCACCTGCTGCTGAAAGCACAGAAAACTAA
- the secE gene encoding preprotein translocase subunit SecE, with protein sequence MSEEIVSTEEAKGLFGRIGLFYRQIISELVKVVWPTRNQLTTYTAVVLVFVGFIILVVSIFDLVLTKITFWVFG encoded by the coding sequence ATGAGCGAAGAGATTGTCTCAACTGAAGAAGCCAAAGGGCTCTTTGGTCGCATCGGCCTGTTCTACCGCCAAATTATTTCTGAATTAGTAAAAGTTGTTTGGCCAACTCGAAATCAATTAACCACCTACACAGCTGTGGTTTTAGTATTCGTTGGATTTATTATTTTAGTAGTTTCAATATTTGATTTAGTTTTAACAAAAATTACCTTCTGGGTATTCGGCTAA
- the nusG gene encoding transcription termination/antitermination protein NusG yields MSIDTPANPPVDAFEAALAVTEVAPVVEEVIAPVIEDVTDESVSEENDENAEFRAALRNAPGEWFVVHSYAGYEKKVKGNLVNRIQSLNMEDFIFQIEVPEEEVRELKNGAIKVVKRNVFPGYVLVRMELSDESWSCVRNTPGVTGFVGNAHHPSPLTLSEVENILAPRPLKKGGKIEMKDIDYAIGESITVMDGPFATLPATISEIMPEQAKLKVLVSIFGRETPVELSFHQVQKI; encoded by the coding sequence ATGTCAATTGATACCCCAGCTAATCCACCAGTGGATGCATTTGAAGCAGCTCTTGCTGTTACTGAAGTAGCACCAGTTGTTGAAGAGGTAATTGCGCCAGTTATTGAAGATGTAACTGATGAGAGTGTTAGTGAAGAAAATGATGAGAACGCTGAGTTTCGCGCCGCCCTTCGCAACGCGCCCGGTGAATGGTTTGTTGTTCACTCATACGCCGGATATGAAAAGAAGGTTAAGGGAAATTTAGTAAACCGTATTCAATCTTTAAATATGGAGGACTTTATCTTCCAGATTGAAGTTCCTGAAGAAGAGGTTCGCGAGCTTAAGAATGGCGCAATTAAAGTAGTAAAGCGCAACGTATTTCCAGGTTATGTATTAGTTCGTATGGAATTATCTGATGAGTCATGGTCATGCGTTAGAAACACACCAGGTGTTACCGGCTTTGTTGGCAACGCTCATCATCCATCACCACTTACGCTTTCTGAAGTTGAAAACATCTTAGCTCCACGCCCACTTAAGAAGGGCGGCAAGATTGAGATGAAGGATATTGATTATGCAATTGGTGAATCCATCACTGTTATGGATGGTCCGTTTGCAACACTGCCTGCAACTATCTCTGAGATCATGCCAGAGCAAGCAAAGTTAAAGGTATTAGTCTCTATCTTTGGCCGCGAGACTCCAGTTGAACTTTCATTTCATCAGGTACAAAAGATTTAA
- a CDS encoding pyridoxal phosphate-dependent aminotransferase, producing MSASEKPRVSKRIAAIAESATLAVDSKAKALKAAGRPVIGFGAGEPDFPTPDYIVNSAVEAAKVVANHRYTPAAGLPELRDAIVKKTKRDSNYEITSDQVLVTNGGKQAVYQAFASILDPGDEVILPSPYWTTYPECIKLAGGVSVEVFADESQNYLVSVEQLEKVRTAKTKVLLFCSPSNPTGSVYSPEQVKAIGNWALANGLWVVTDEIYEHLLYDGATAPSICVAVPALADRTIIINGVAKTYAMTGWRVGWMIGPKDVIKAATNLQSHLSSNVSNISQRAAITALTGDLSAVHKMGEAFDRRRKLIVKLLNEIPGVSCPNPTGAFYVYPSVKGVLGKEIRGKRPKTSAELATLILEEVEVAAVPGEAFGPSGYLRFSYALGDEDIIEGIGRVKKLLSEGI from the coding sequence ATGAGCGCATCTGAAAAACCTAGAGTTTCAAAACGAATTGCAGCTATTGCAGAATCAGCAACTCTTGCAGTTGATAGCAAAGCTAAAGCGCTTAAGGCAGCCGGTCGGCCAGTAATTGGTTTTGGCGCCGGTGAACCAGATTTTCCAACTCCTGATTACATTGTTAACTCTGCAGTTGAAGCCGCAAAAGTTGTAGCTAATCACCGCTATACACCAGCTGCCGGATTACCAGAACTGCGGGATGCGATTGTTAAAAAAACTAAACGTGATTCAAATTATGAAATTACCTCTGATCAAGTATTAGTAACTAATGGTGGTAAGCAAGCGGTCTATCAAGCATTTGCATCCATTTTAGATCCAGGTGATGAAGTAATACTGCCTTCACCATACTGGACAACATATCCAGAGTGCATCAAATTAGCCGGTGGTGTATCTGTTGAAGTTTTTGCTGATGAGTCACAAAATTATTTAGTCTCAGTTGAGCAACTAGAAAAGGTGCGAACAGCAAAAACAAAGGTGCTGCTGTTTTGTTCACCATCTAATCCAACTGGCTCGGTTTACTCACCTGAGCAGGTAAAGGCGATTGGTAATTGGGCGCTCGCAAATGGTTTATGGGTAGTAACGGATGAAATTTATGAACACCTACTCTACGACGGTGCCACTGCTCCAAGTATCTGTGTTGCAGTTCCAGCACTTGCTGATCGAACAATAATTATTAATGGTGTAGCAAAAACATACGCTATGACTGGGTGGCGAGTTGGTTGGATGATTGGGCCAAAGGATGTGATTAAGGCTGCAACTAATTTGCAATCACACCTTTCTTCAAATGTTTCAAATATTTCACAACGTGCGGCAATAACTGCCCTTACTGGTGACTTATCTGCTGTGCATAAAATGGGTGAGGCATTTGATCGCCGTCGTAAATTAATTGTGAAGCTTCTTAATGAAATACCAGGAGTTTCTTGTCCAAATCCAACTGGTGCGTTTTATGTTTATCCTTCAGTTAAAGGAGTTTTAGGAAAAGAAATTAGAGGTAAGCGCCCGAAGACATCAGCTGAACTTGCGACCTTGATATTAGAAGAGGTTGAGGTGGCAGCAGTTCCTGGTGAAGCTTTTGGTCCTTCTGGTTATCTGCGCTTTTCTTATGCCTTAGGAGATGAAGATATTATTGAAGGAATTGGTAGAGTTAAAAAACTACTTAGTGAGGGAATTTAG